One window from the genome of Natrialba magadii ATCC 43099 encodes:
- a CDS encoding MazG-like family protein yields MVDQAAQERVAEFIATHDLEAPPEFRLLDLTSEVGELAKDANTSTEYGSEPTDFDLSSDEIGDVLFALLALAESVDIDADAALDEALAKYEERLAADGVESPGSETGEE; encoded by the coding sequence ATGGTAGACCAAGCAGCCCAGGAACGCGTCGCCGAGTTCATCGCCACACACGACCTCGAAGCCCCGCCCGAGTTCAGATTGCTCGATCTCACCTCCGAGGTCGGCGAGCTCGCGAAGGACGCGAACACGTCGACCGAGTACGGCTCGGAGCCCACAGACTTCGACCTCTCCTCGGACGAGATTGGCGACGTGCTGTTCGCGCTGCTCGCGCTTGCAGAGTCGGTCGACATCGACGCAGACGCGGCACTGGACGAAGCCCTCGCAAAGTACGAGGAGAGACTTGCAGCAGACGGTGTGGAGTCGCCTGGGTCGGAAACCGGCGAGGAGTGA
- a CDS encoding HD domain-containing protein, which yields MTTTATTIKDSVHDYIELCPTGEALLDTAPMQRLRYVRQLSTVQLVYPSANHTRFEHSLGVYHLASRAVDQLELDDQLADRLRAAALVHDVGHGPFGHQTEAAIERHVGRHHDEIEWLLTDSEVGDVLEEQGLDPEAVAATVDGRGPLGELVSGSLDVDRMDYLVRDAHHTGVPYGTIDHSRLLYALRTVDGELALEAGNVATAESALIARTLMNATVYGHHVSRIAGAMLDRASERVLRDEVISPEKFARLTDSELFSLLAEHEPTADLERRLRERTLYKRAIWAPRDDVTDEFVGLEYARTRSLEREIAELAGVDPSAVILDSPSEPSSPESRAKIVVDGDLQRLEERSSLVAGLDACARETWRLGVYAPKPILADVQAAAATVLETDAIVAP from the coding sequence ATGACCACGACAGCGACGACGATCAAGGACAGCGTTCACGACTATATCGAACTCTGTCCCACCGGGGAGGCGCTGCTCGACACCGCGCCCATGCAGCGCCTGCGCTACGTTCGGCAACTGAGCACCGTCCAGCTCGTCTACCCCTCCGCGAACCACACTCGCTTCGAGCACAGTCTCGGCGTCTACCACCTCGCCTCTCGCGCCGTCGACCAGCTCGAGCTCGACGATCAGCTCGCGGACCGTCTCCGTGCCGCTGCGCTCGTCCACGACGTCGGCCACGGCCCCTTCGGTCACCAGACCGAGGCCGCGATCGAACGCCACGTCGGCCGCCACCACGACGAGATCGAGTGGCTGCTCACCGACAGCGAGGTCGGCGACGTACTCGAGGAGCAGGGGCTCGACCCTGAAGCCGTCGCCGCCACGGTCGACGGTCGCGGCCCGCTCGGTGAACTCGTCTCCGGCTCACTCGACGTCGATCGGATGGACTACCTCGTTCGCGACGCCCACCACACCGGCGTCCCCTACGGTACGATCGACCACTCGCGGCTGCTCTATGCGCTCCGGACCGTCGACGGCGAACTCGCACTCGAGGCGGGCAACGTCGCGACCGCGGAAAGCGCGCTGATCGCTCGCACACTGATGAACGCGACCGTCTACGGCCACCACGTCTCTCGAATCGCGGGCGCGATGCTCGACCGAGCGAGCGAGCGCGTGCTGCGCGACGAGGTCATCTCCCCCGAGAAATTCGCCCGCCTCACCGACTCGGAACTCTTCTCGTTGCTCGCCGAACACGAGCCGACGGCCGACCTGGAGCGCCGGCTCCGGGAGCGAACGCTCTACAAGCGCGCGATCTGGGCACCCCGCGACGACGTAACGGACGAGTTCGTCGGACTCGAGTACGCCCGCACGCGCAGCCTCGAGCGAGAGATTGCCGAACTCGCAGGCGTCGATCCGTCCGCGGTTATCCTCGACAGCCCGTCTGAACCAAGTTCTCCCGAATCGCGCGCCAAAATCGTCGTCGACGGCGACCTCCAGCGACTCGAGGAGCGCTCTTCGCTCGTCGCCGGCCTCGATGCCTGCGCCCGGGAAACCTGGCGGCTCGGCGTCTACGCGCCGAAGCCGATACTCGCCGACGTGCAGGCAGCAGCGGCGACGGTACTCGAGACGGACGCGATCGTCGCGCCGTAG
- a CDS encoding AAA family ATPase, with translation MSRATLIVYCGLPGVGKSAASGYTAEQIDAERYRTDQVRKQLFPDPSYTPEETDATYDALLECAQSALESGSNVVLDATFQSRPHREQATAMADETGVDCEFVYVDCNLDVVKERIEERTDTISDAQFEQHLQLRETFDSIERDHVVVDNSGTLEETYRQIDEHVL, from the coding sequence GTGTCTCGCGCAACGTTGATCGTCTACTGCGGTTTGCCAGGCGTCGGCAAATCGGCCGCCTCAGGCTACACTGCCGAACAGATCGACGCAGAACGCTACCGAACCGACCAGGTACGCAAGCAGCTCTTTCCCGACCCGTCCTATACGCCTGAAGAGACCGACGCGACGTACGACGCCCTGCTCGAGTGCGCCCAGTCTGCACTCGAGTCCGGCTCGAACGTCGTCCTCGATGCGACGTTCCAGTCTCGGCCGCACCGTGAGCAGGCCACGGCGATGGCCGACGAAACTGGCGTCGACTGCGAGTTCGTCTACGTCGACTGCAACCTCGATGTCGTCAAGGAACGCATCGAGGAACGCACGGACACGATTAGCGATGCGCAGTTCGAACAACACCTCCAGTTGCGCGAAACGTTCGACTCAATCGAGCGCGACCACGTCGTCGTCGACAACTCGGGGACACTCGAGGAGACGTATCGACAGATCGACGAGCACGTGCTGTGA
- a CDS encoding DJ-1/PfpI family protein has protein sequence MVDITAEIILFDGFDELDAIGPYEVLENGAQAGASIDTNLVTLEETDLVTASHDLRVEPDGTLGNPDLLLVPGGGWTTSTGGVRLVVDEGELPAAVDECYTNGATVASVCTGAMILAEAGLLEGRPATTHPAAVDDLEETAANVVDERVVDDGDVLTAGGVTSGIDLGLWLLEREFDESIADEVAAEMIHDRRGEIFG, from the coding sequence ATGGTCGACATTACCGCTGAAATCATCCTCTTCGATGGTTTCGACGAACTCGACGCGATTGGTCCCTACGAGGTACTCGAGAACGGCGCGCAAGCCGGCGCATCGATCGACACAAATCTCGTGACACTCGAGGAGACCGACCTCGTGACCGCCAGTCACGACCTGCGGGTCGAACCCGACGGCACGCTGGGCAACCCCGACCTCCTGCTTGTCCCCGGCGGGGGCTGGACGACCTCGACCGGCGGCGTCCGACTCGTCGTCGACGAGGGGGAACTGCCGGCCGCAGTCGACGAGTGCTACACGAACGGTGCGACGGTCGCCTCCGTTTGCACCGGTGCGATGATTCTTGCTGAGGCGGGCCTACTCGAGGGCCGACCCGCGACGACCCACCCTGCTGCGGTGGACGACCTCGAGGAAACGGCCGCGAACGTGGTCGACGAGCGGGTAGTCGACGATGGCGACGTACTCACCGCGGGCGGAGTTACGTCGGGAATCGATCTCGGACTGTGGTTGCTCGAACGCGAGTTCGACGAATCCATCGCGGACGAGGTGGCGGCGGAGATGATTCACGACCGGCGTGGTGAGATCTTCGGCTAG